One Ananas comosus cultivar F153 linkage group 1, ASM154086v1, whole genome shotgun sequence DNA window includes the following coding sequences:
- the LOC109706946 gene encoding amino acid permease 3-like isoform X1, with protein sequence MTGESGATHYYQHAKLAPMDVASVELENPQGASKCFDDDGRLKRTGSVWTASAHIITAVIGSGVLSLAWAIAQLGWVAGPAVMLLFSFVTYYTSALLADCYRAGDPSTGKRNYTYMDAVNANLNGIKVKICGVLQYANIFGVAIGYTIAASISMMAIKRSNCFHEKGKKDPCLMSSNPYMILFGVAEIVFSQIPDFDQIWWLSILAAVMSFTYSSIGLALGILQVIGNGGFKGSLTGISIGVVTPTDKVWRSLQAFGDIAFAYSYSLILIEIQDTIKAPPPSEARVMKRATLLSVTVTTVFYMLCGCMGYAAFGDNAPGNLLTGFGFYNPYWLLDIANAAIVIHLVGAYQVYCQPLFAFVEKWARQTWPKSPYITKEIQVPLGSNRYYELNFFRLTWRTAFVVGTTVISMLLPFFNDIVGFLGALGFWPLTVYFPVEMYIVQKRIPKWSTRWVCLQLLSLACLAISVAAAAGSIAGVVADLKVYRPFKSSY encoded by the exons ATG ACCGGGGAGAGCGGGGCGACGCATTACTACCAACACGCAAAGCTTGCTCCCATGGATGTTGCCTCCGTAGAGCTCGAGAACCCACAGGGAGCTTCGAAGTGCTTCGACGACGATGGCCGCCTCAAGAGAACCG GGAGTGTATGGACCGCAAGCGCGCACATCATCACGGCGGTGATCGGGTCTGGTGTGCTTTCTCTGGCGTGGGCCATCGCTCAGCTCGGGTGGGTCGCCGGCCCCGCCGTCAtgctcctcttctccttcgTGACGTACTACACCTCTGCCCTGCTCGCCGACTGCTACCGCGCCGGCGACCCCTCCACGGGAAAACGCAACTACACCTACATGGACGCGGTTAACGCAAATCTAA aTGGGATCAAAGTGAAAATTTGTGGCGTCCTTCAATACGCCAACATCTTTGGAGTTGCCATTGGCTACACAATTGCTGCTTCCATAAGCATGAT GGCAATTAAGAGGTCTAATTGCTTTCAtgagaaggggaagaaggacCCTTGCCTCATGTCAAGCAATCCTTACATGATTCTGTTCGGCGTCGCCGAGATCGTGTTCTCGCAGATCCCCGATTTCGACCAGATTTGGTGGCTCTCAATCCTCGCCGCCGTGATGTCCTTCACCTATTCTTCCATCGGCCTCGCCCTCGGCATTTTGCAAGTTATCG GCAATGGAGGATTCAAAGGCAGCCTCACCGGAATCAGCATCGGCGTCGTCACGCCGACCGACAAAGTCTGGCGAAGCCTCCAAGCCTTCGGCGACATCGCCTTCGCCTACTCCTACTCTTTGATCCTCATTGAGATTCAG GACACCATAAAAGCCCCGCCGCCGTCGGAGGCAAGGGTGATGAAGCGAGCGACACTTCTAAGTGTGACGGTGACCACCGTCTTCTACATGTTGTGCGGGTGCATGGGCTATGCTGCGTTCGGCGACAACGCCCCTGGAAACCTCCTCACCGGCTTTGGCTTCTACAATCCTTACTGGCTCCTTGACATTGCCAATGCCGCAATCGTCATCCACCTTGTTGGTGCCTATCAG GTCTACTGCCAGCCACTCTTTGCGTTTGTCGAGAAATGGGCCCGCCAAACCTGGCCCAAGTCCCCATACATCACGAAAGAGATTCAGGTCCCACTCGGGTCCAATCGGTACTACGAGCTCAACTTCTTCCGGCTAACATGGCGCACCGCCTTCGTGGTAGGCACCACCGTGATCTCGATGCTGCTCCCCTTCTTCAACGACATCGTCGGGTTCCTCGGCGCGCTAGGGTTCTGGCCACTGACGGTCTACTTTCCGGTCGAAATGTACATTGTCCAGAAGAGGATCCCGAAGTGGAGCACACGGTGGGTGTGCCTCCAATTGCTGAGCCTCGCGTGCCTCGCCATCTCGGTGGCAGCGGCCGCCGGGTCGATAGCGGGCGTCGTCGCGGATCTCAAAGTGTACCGGCCTTTCAAAAGCAGCTACTGA
- the LOC109717179 gene encoding cytochrome P450 71A1-like, with protein sequence MAPIILQVALGLSLMASLLLLPLFYFLVITKRTSSHKTKLPPSPPKLPLIGNLHQLGSLPHRSLASLSKKYGPLMLLRIGEIPTLIVSSADMALEIMRTHDLIFANRPLLKNAEILLYSCMDMAFSPYGEHWRQLRKLCTLHLLSTKRVQSYQLAREEEVAFMVKNITQCSLLHAPIDMSEVLFSFVNDIICRLVSGKFLREGGRNHFFREAIEEFVILLGGFRVEDYFPSLAWLEGWFLGLSKRAKRAFKRWDDVLDEVIKEHENRDKKDDGEEDFVDVLLSLQKDPNMDFELKKEHIKAILLDMFTAGTDTSYVVLEWAMAELVRNPNIMKKLQDEVREVTTKSETISEKNLNTMTYLKAVIKETLRLHPPAPLLVQKESTKDCYIKDYFIPKNTRVTINYWAISRDPKYWDAPDEFRPERFINSSIDFRGNDFQFIPFGAGRRGCPGMQFAMSTVELALANLVYGFEWELARGATKEGELDMTEAPGLTSRMEKKLMLFATPICA encoded by the exons ATGGCCCCAATAATACTACAAGTTGCACTAGGCCTCTCTCTAATggcctctctcctcctcctccctcttttCTACTTCCTTGTTATCACCAAGAGAACTTCATCTCACAAAACCAAGCTCCCCCCTTCCCCTCCTAAGCTTCCTCTCATAGGAAACCTCCACCAACTCGGTTCGCTCCCTCATCGCTCTCTCGCCTCTCTTTCGAAGAAGTATGGCCCCCTCATGCTTCTCCGAATTGGCGAAATCCCTACGCTTATCGTCTCCTCGGCCGATATGGCGCTAGAGATCATGAGAACTCATGACTTAATCTTCGCGAACCGTCCTTTGTTGAAGAATGCGGAGATCCTCCTCTACAGTTGCATGGACATGGCCTTCTCGCCTTACGGCGAGCATTGGAGGCAACTTAGAAAGCTTTGCACTCTCCACCTCTTAAGTACCAAAAGGGTGCAATCTTATCAACTagctagagaggaagaagtagCCTTCATGGTCAAAAATATCACTCAATGTTCTCTTCTTCACGCTCCGATCGACATGAGCGAAGTGCTATTCTCTTTCGTGAACGATATCATCTGTCGGTTGGTTTCAGGAAAGTTCCTTAGAGAAGGAGGGAGGAACCACTTTTTCCGCGAGGCAATTGAGGAGTTTGTGATTCTTCTCGGAGGGTTTCGAGTTGAGGATTATTTCCCTTCACTTGCATGGCTTGAAGGGTGGTTTCTAGGGTTAAGTAAGAGGGCCAAAAGGGCTTTTAAGAGATGGGATGATGTGCTTGACGAGGTGATCAAGGAGCATGAGAATAGGGATAAAAAGGATGATGGGGAAGAGGACTTTGTGGATGTGTTACTATCTCTTCAAAAAGATCCTAACATGGATTTTGAGTTAAAGAAAGAGCACATCAAGGCAATCTTACTG GATATGTTTACTGCAGGAACAGATACATCATACGTAGTCCTAGAATGGGCCATGGCAGAGCTTGTTCGAAATCCCAACATCATGAAAAAGCTACAGGATGAGGTGAGAGAGGTTACTACGAAAAGCGAAACAATCAGCGAGAAGAATCTGAACACGATGACCTACTTAAAAGCCGTGATCAAAGAAACCTTACGATTGCACCCTCCAGCTCCACTACTGGTTCAGAAAGAATCAACGAAAGATTGCTACATAAAAGACTACTTCATTCCGAAAAACACGAGAGTTACCATCAATTATTGGGCTATTAGTAGAGACCCAAAATATTGGGACGCACCCGACGAATTTCGTCCTGAGAGGTTTATAAATAGCTCGATCGACTTCAGAGGTAATGATTTCCAGTTCATTCCATTCGGGGCGGGTCGGAGAGGTTGCCCTGGCATGCAATTTGCAATGTCCACAGTCGAGCTCGCGTTGGCTAATCTCGTGTATGGGTTCGAGTGGGAGTTGGCCCGTGGCGCGACGAAAGAAGGGGAGCTGGATATGACTGAGGCTCCAGGATTAACAAGCCGAATGGAAAAAAAGCTTATGCTTTTCGCTACACCGATTTGCGCATAA